The Capra hircus breed San Clemente chromosome 11, ASM170441v1, whole genome shotgun sequence genomic interval TTTCCAAGGTAGCAGCATTACAAAGTTGgtcaataaagaacaaaaatcaatGATACTTTATATCCTAACAGTGAGCACTGagaattgaaaattttaatatactatttataacagtttaaaaagcaaaatatacatATGGATGAATTTACCAAAATACCAGTACATTAAAAACTACAAACTCATTCATGGTAAATTTAAAGAGGATGAAAATGAATATAGATACACTTTGCACATAGACTGGATAGCTCAATATTGTTATGGAGCCAATTCTCTCCTCCCGTTGATCTACAGGGTCAGTGCAATCAAAGGCAATGTATCAGCAGCCTACTTGTAGAAGGTGATTCTTAATATTATATGGAAGTCAAAGGGAagacaaaaatcttaaaatgaaaagcaaaatgccataatttatcaaatttaaaaaactttttataatccatcaaaaggaaaattaaaaataattgcatgAGAATgggaatatagatcaatggaacagcaaataatttttaaatagatcAATACAAATAAGGTCAATTAATAGTTTACAGTGGACCAAGGCAATGTAATGTGGCAAGCATACTGTTTCAAAAAAAGGTACCAGCATGGTTCAGTATCAATATGGCTTAAGTGAACATGGATTCTTGAACCGCATGACATGCAAAGCATAACTCAAAATGGGTCAATTGTGTAAGAACTATAGCTATAAGACTATTTTGAAGAAAAGATTGGACAAAATCTTGGTAAAAGTGAAGTaggttgccggggtccagccctggtggatccagggaatttgaaggtggggacagcgttggcatctttggaaaaatacatatttaattacagatatagagagagattagaaacggatagtgtagtaggagatagtgtagaaaaagaggctgaataacttggtctacatggaatagcatccatgctccagatgggaattcagccagaaaaatgaggagcaagaaagaacgacatggggcaatcagtctttccagaaactgatccgatttctttatttgtaggtttgcttatataccttttgttacacatagggatgaatacagagtcacgcgggggtcagcagtcctgacctttatcaaaatcaggtgcttcacataaaaaggtcttagggattttatgatcctttctttctgataatcgaaaacttattttttccaagggtgttttttcttaaaccaggcaccaccctccaaataaagttacattcctatcgggtgagggtgtagtgagttacaatcaagaaaggaatttatttaacccaaggttaacatgattaatcttaaaggttaatacttatttctcctatatacttaaaggttaatgcttatttctcctatatgctagttatattcattataagggcagggaatatggagatttagcagcaaacatcagcccaacaaatgaaaatcctttcaccaatgttccccttaagatctatttagtcttaagatagtgataaagttacatttttacatagcaaggacacagtgatttataacaaagtacagtgatctattacaaaagagaaaattcattaactcaaaagtcaagtattgctaaccttaaaaacgactatatttccttttctatgttccaaatacattgattaatatattcccaggtgcctaaggatatggaggcctggcggcaatcattgactcagcaagaagaaaaagccctatgctaattaagactctcaaaatactccaaaactctctgtgctgtttatggttaagaggtagtaaacaatcacgtgtgtagtggcaggagtatggataatcctgtcacacaagctagtctgtcagcagagaggtttgacctgaaacatccttgtcccacccaggggagggaattagcagcaattattgacgcaacaaatgaaaaaacccttcaccaatataattcctaaccaacccactgtactaataatttctaactcccccaaagaatttgcctttagtaagtctaaaacatctcgtgcctcttaGGTTGGgaagctgtaaacaatcacatgtggctggacgaacctatacagttgggctagataaccttcagaggagtctgtaagctgaaacactctagtcatgcccaagaatttttattgccttggagctgcacgtttattccttctccgggagaaacggttatgggggagagccccccgtaaagtcagaggtgtaggtgagagcataaaacagactctggttttggggttagatgctcggaaacagggggtttcctgaggcttgatcacgcctttgcgtatgccaagcctccttcctcatgacatttgccatgagcagagttcctcacgctggccacCAGCAGTAggtaatattttcttaaataggaCACAAAAGTCATGAACACTAAAAGGAAAAGATAGAATCttgatttcataaaaataaaatgcatttgctCCTCCAAAGAACTTTTTTTTATAAGTTGTTGGACTATAGTTGCTTAAcaatgttttgttattttctgatCTCAGTAAAATGAATTTGCtatatgtcaaggctatggtttttccagtggtcatgtatggatgtgagagctggactgtgaagaaagctgagtgctgaaggattgatgcttttgaactgtggtgttggagaagactcttgagagtcccttggactgcaaggagatccaaccagtccattctaaagatcagtcctaggtgttcattggaaggactgatggtaaagctgaaactccaatactttggccacctcgtgtgacgagctgactcattggaaaagaccctgatactggaagggattgggggcaggaggagaaggggacaacagaggatgagatggctggatggcatcaccgatttgatggacatgggtttgggtaaactcccgaagttggtgatggacagggaagcctggcatgttgcagttcacagggtcgcaaagagtcagatatgactgagagactgaactgaactgaactgagacatatgTATGCCCctctttttaaaatctccttcccatttaggtcaccacagagctttGAGTAGAGTTCGCTGTGCTATGCAGCATATTCTCATCTGTCATCTATTTTATGCACAGCAggagatgtccactgacagagggatGGATACAGAAGGTGTGGCACCCGTGTGCAGTGGAGCACTACACAGCCGCGAGCGAAACAAGACCGTGCAGTGCGGGACCCGCACAGGTCTACGTGGTGTCCGGGTCGGACACAcagagtgaaaaaagtcagaaggagaaagctaaaatatttcatattaatatctacgtacggaatctagaaaaacggtagtGATGAACCTATTTGACAGGCAAGAATAGAgaggcagacatagagaatgcaTTTCTGCACACTGTTGGAGGAGTAGTTGTTGTtacagttgctaagtcttgtctgactgtttgcaagcctgtggactgcagcacaccattctcccctgtccttcacagagtttgctcagggagaaggagagggtgggaaaaaCTAAGAGAATAccattgacatacatacactaccatgtgtaaattaGATTGCTAATGAGAAACTGCTCCATAGCACAGGAAACGCAGTGtggtactctgtgatgacctagagggctgcaAAGCATGGGGAGGGTTGGAGGGaggatgaagagagagagaatatacatatacttagagcttattcatgttgctgtatagCAAAcaccaacaaaacattgtaaagcaattatcctccaattaaaaataaatgaataattaaatacattttaaaatagaaataaattccGAGGAAATAAGAGGAGAGACATAAGTACTAAGAGCTATATAAATGCTCAGCCTTATAGACAAGATCAAAAATCAAGAACATGAACTCAAAATTCCAAATTTATGCTAATGAACTGTTAGGAAATAGACAATAATTGTAAAGGAATGCAATTCAACTATCAAACATAAACTGAGTATTTATTCCATGCTGGGACCTAATCTAGGGATATAGGAGCTAAGGTTTTGTGAACACACATGGCTGTTATAAAGACGAGCAAACGTCATTGAGACAAGACTTTTGCCTTGTACAAGAGTCTCTCCAGGGCCCCCTTCATGTCCCTGTTCCTTAGGCTATAAATGAAGGGGTTCAGCAGTGGAGTGACCACTGTGTACATCACAGAGGCAATGGTGCTCTTGTCCCTGGAGGTGCTGgatgaggggaaaaaatacaGTCCAATAATTGTTCCATAATACAGAGACACCACAGAGAGGTGGGAGCCACATGTGGACAATGCTTTGCAGATCCCCTTGGTGGAGGGGACCTTCAGGATGGTGGCCCCAATGCATCCATAAGAGGTCAGGACACATGTTAATGGGAGGATGATGACGACCACTCCTACTGTGAAAATGGCCAGCTCATTGAGGGATGTGTCTGAGCAGGAGAGCTTCAGCAGGGCATCAAGGTCACAGAAGAAATGGGGGATGCTGTGGTCAGCACAAAAGGACAGCCGGGTCAGGAGGAGGGTGTGACACAGGGCACTGGCACAGGAGAGAATCCAGGACGCAGTTACTAGTAAGGTGCACAGCCCCTGTCCCATGACGGTGCTGTAGTGGAGAGggtggcagatggccacataCCGATCATAGGCCATCGAGGTGAGCAGGAAATCATCCAGATCagtaaaaaagaggaagaaatacatCTGTGTTACACATCCTGCATAGGGGATGGATTGATCCTGAGTCTGCATGTTTATCAGCATTTTAGGGATGGTGACAGATGAAAAGGAGACGTCAGTGAGGGCCAAGTggctgaggaagaagtacatgggggtgtggaggcgAGGGTCCAGCCTGATGAGCAGGAGGATGAGCAGGTTGCCCAGCACCGTGGTCAGGTACACGCCCAGGAACAGGGCGAAGAACACGCCCTGCTGCTCTGGC includes:
- the LOC102177863 gene encoding olfactory receptor 1J4-like, which produces MKREENSSVSEFLLRGLPIRPEQQGVFFALFLGVYLTTVLGNLLILLLIRLDPRLHTPMYFFLSHLALTDVSFSSVTIPKMLINMQTQDQSIPYAGCVTQMYFFLFFTDLDDFLLTSMAYDRYVAICHPLHYSTVMGQGLCTLLVTASWILSCASALCHTLLLTRLSFCADHSIPHFFCDLDALLKLSCSDTSLNELAIFTVGVVVIILPLTCVLTSYGCIGATILKVPSTKGICKALSTCGSHLSVVSLYYGTIIGLYFFPSSSTSRDKSTIASVMYTVVTPLLNPFIYSLRNRDMKGALERLLYKAKVLSQ